GTTTTCTTGTATCCAACGAGATTGGTTGGTTGGCTTTGTCAGTCTAATTGtctgattttcatttttttttttgttttaatttttattttctctattttctttcttCTGTTTTGGAGGATTTCTTGTCTTCCTTGTAcattcttctttttctaatatataatcatctcctttttctatcaaaaaaataattaacaaacTCATGAGACTAAAATTTATTTGTTCATACAATTAAGTATTAatgtttcagtattttcatatattaaaaaaaaaaaaaaagtaaggttTATTACATGAATATACCCACAAGTGTTGAAATAGCCCTAGATAAATCTGTGCAGGCaattctctaattttttttcccaCAAAAGAACATGATCTACTTTCAAATTAAGAATTGTAAATTACACCAGCAGGGACAAAATTATACCTGTTTTCTATTTCAATCGCATAACTTCCATTTTTCCAATTGAAATGTAAAAGGCATGCATAAATTACAATGTTTGGGAATTTTGTCAAATAACCAAGGTATAATGGAAAGCCATCAAAAATGGCACGTCGCCGAGCAAAACCCATCCAAATGCCCAAGAGCCAACCCTTCTTTTATCCATCCTCATCTATTCCTTTTCCCTCCAAGCCTAAAATTTGCAGGGAGAGAAAttaatgagagaaagagagagtgcaATTCAAGAATATATTTACCAAGGCCCAAAAAAAGAGAAGCATACCAATTTCATAGCCaaaaaaaatattgtataaaaaaaatctaattgTCCACAGATTCCTGCAACCAACGCCATGGTTCTTGATGCCTATGGTAGTATCATCTTCATCAACCCTTGGGAATGTCCAAAAACAAAGCACAGAACAAAAGTGTAGCATTCCAAAGATCTCTCAACCATCACAATCCTATATCCTAGGTGACCAACCAAACCCCATATTGACCATTGAAGCCACTCAAGTATCAATATATGAAAGTTGAAAGTTCCAAGCTACATTATAAATATACCCCAAAATTAATCTCAACTGaactaaaaaaaattttatggcAAGGCAAGAATTGGAGTGGTGGGCATTGTGGACTCAAACTTGACAAAGGTTTGTTTCGCTTCCCTACTCCATTTGAATGCATCCTTTTTTAGTAGAGCAACTAGTGGAGCGCTAGTTGTTTGACAAACTTGTGGTAGTAACCAGCCAATTCGAAAAATCCTCGCAACATTTTTATTGTTTGTACAATAGGCCAGTCTGTCATCACTTGTGTTTTAGAAGGGTCAACTGAAACACCTTCTTGGGAAACAGTATGCCCAAGGTATTCCACATGTGGTCGAGCAAAATAGCATTTACATTTCTTAACAAATGGATGATGCTCACAAAGAGTGGTGAATACAGTTTGCAAATGGCCTAAATGATCTGGCAATAGAGGAATGCAGTGATTATGTGTTCACTGAGGTGACAATCCTTGTGGCTTCGCAAATAGgtcaaaaaattctaaaataagaGATTCTAGCTCTTCATCTTGGCCGGATTGATGTTGTAACTCCTCTAGTACTTGAAGTTGTACCAAGCAACCATGTTGCTCCTTTTTAGGGACCTTCTCTAAATGATGGCTTGAAACTGTAGTGATATTATCACAGTGTTTGTCTTTAAGAGTCAATCTCTGGCCATTGACGGTGAACTTCATAACAGTTTAGAGAAATTCCAACTATATCACCTAAAGTCCTTTACCATTCAATACCCAAAACAGCTTCATAGTTTTCTAGTGGCAACAAAAAGAAATCAATATGCAGCCTACAATTTGCATAGTAAGTTTAACTTTCATACACTTGCTCTGACATGTCAAGGTCCCTCCATTTGCAACCCTCACATCAAACTTTTCACATTGCTCCACGGGATAGGCTAGTCATTTAGCAATTTTAGTGTCCATGAAATTATTAGGGCTACATGTATCAATTAAGATAGTGACAAGTTGGTGTTATAGGAAGCCACTAATTTTCAGGGTTTGAGGATTAGTATAACCAACTAAAGCATGAACTAAAGAAGTGATAGATTCATCGTTATCATCAGATTCCATACCTTCCTTATCTGAATAAGGGATGTCATCTTCAACCTCTTTTGGCACCTCTACTGGTTCAATCATCAAGAGTTGTCCTTTTTTGCAACAATTTCCTCTATGCCACTTTTCATCACAATGCTAGCACAAACTTTTGTCATTCGCTTTTAAGTTCCTCTTAAGTCAATCATTTGGAAGGAGAATTGTGAGGAGTATACAAGTCGAGTCAAGTTGACATAGTAAAATATTCGAACTCGACTCGACTTGAAAATGTTAAGCTCAAAAATCAGTTTGAACTCAATCGATTTCATAATTGTAAAACTCGAACTCGACTCAGCTACAAGTTCATAAAACTCGAGCTTGACACGATTAAACTCAACTcgattataaattaaaatttaatacatatgtaaatatatataatgtacatataatgttaaatatatttataaaatatatattatataatatatttaatatgaaaataataaaattaaaacttGATTAAGCTCAAAACTCAACTCGAGTACTATTACTAAGCTCAAACTCAACTCGAACTCAAATAGAATCGAGTCGAGCTGAGTTAGGGGACGAGTCGAGTCCAAGTATCTCACAAGTACACTTGACTCACTTACACCTCTAGTGAGGAGCGGGCGGTGCGATAGTGTTGCTAACATTCTTCTTGCTAATGGTCTTGTGAGAGTGATATCGTTCTTCTCccaacttctcttcttctaaCCATGCAAAGGAAACTGCAGCAGTCATAGTCCGTGATCGATGCACTTTGACCTCACGCCGAATGCCAAGTAGGAGGCCTTCAATAAAAGTACCACAAATTGGCTTTCATTACAATGTTTAGTCTTGCTTGATAGCTGCTCAAATCTTATCTAATTCTCCAAGGTAGTGCCAATTTGGCATATTTTAGCGAGCTCTCCATCGATATTCTAATGTCTAGTGGGCCCAAATTGGCGAAGTAATCCAAAAACAAATTTTGCCCATAAAGGCATTCTATAACAAGCCTCAAACGAATCATACCATTGAATAGAATCACCATCCAAACTAATAGAAGCAATCTCAACTTTAGATATTTTTGGAATGCAGTgaaaagagaaaatatttgtCACCCTTAGAAACCCAACCGATAAGGTCATCATTGTCCCACCGAGGAAATTCCACTTTCATATGTAAAGGACCATGATCACACTCTCCTTGGTAACCTCCTTCACACTTGTATGGCTGCCCCCTATGATTAGCTGATGTAGAGAcatcatcttctctctctttatGGGAAGATGTAATGAGTAGATTAGAGAGTGATGCTAGGATCTCTCTTTAGCCTAGGGTTCCATTCGGGACACTGCTAAATTTGCCGAGTCCATTGTGTATGAGTGAAGATCAACAATTCCACGATCTTGCTTTTGTCAAAGAGTTAACGGCATCCAAAAGAACCCcaactttgataccaaatgataagtgatgtaggacggttctaagtagccctagtcctaTGGTTGACCCTCTTTGCagcacacacacaatatcacaatctacgggaagaattgaattaaccaagcatgaacatcacaagcatattctaatgatcacaatttgttgagattttgaaaacatatatgatttggtttaaaagcccttagttgatcatttcattcaagtaatcaagttcactttaaaagatgtaatattagaagtcttagatcacaagtcctagcatacaaatcaaatatccctaagaAAAATATTAGCAAGCATGTTTATGTTGAAAATCTATGAAAATTCAAAGAGAATGAATAAAGTTTTTCAATCAAGGATTCGGGTATAGTTTTAAGGCTTACAAGGTACTTTTAGGGGCTGTTTTAAATGAtcacaaacaaggaattgaaacgaGCTTACCAAAAGGATCGGAATGACAAACACCAAGACACACGAGTACTCGATCGCACAACaaacaagcttgttgatcctcAGGAATCTTGAGACAATAATGAAACTTGAGGCAGGTTGTGGCTGAGAGCTATGAAAGAGGAGTGGGCTTGTAGCATTGATGATGATGTTGATATTgttgtggtctctcaccacccaatctccgGGGAGagtctcacactactcactcacaaggagaggaacaagattcacaagttcaagcaaaggcttctttttcaattgataatgcaaagatcccttttacaatacaagcgatggcatatttatagccttacatgagTATGCACGTGACTTGCACATGGCTTCTTAAGAgattaaataaaatacaaaagtaaaataaaacatttaaaacataagtaatgaggttcctaggaaatagtttgtcataggaaataggtgCCTAGGGACTAGAATAAATATGATAGGggagtctaggaacttaaaatgaaataaatgcttcttgaaaaaataagactttgacttgcaagttgtcatgcttcttgaaaaaccaagactctttgacttgcaagttggcATACTCTTTCCAACCTAACTtccaagagaagcttcaattgccACAATTAAAGTTCATATCTAATGGTGGACTTCAGGTGATCGTTCACGTGTCACAATGTCCACAAAAGATACTCAAGGTGCAAGTTGATCCCCATCAATAAGACCCTAGGGTTTTATCGtggagaaattggggaaatttaAAGAATGGACAATAGTAAGAGAAATTAGGTTTGATCACTTCGAGGGGGtctgcctccaaattagccaaaaGCTTTGAATTATGTTGTTGCCTCATTGATTGAATCAATGCCAAAAGCCCCCTAGGGGTCACATATATATAGGGTAGAGAAACTTGCTCCTATCATGACTATAAAATATCCTCTCAAATTCTAATtaatttgggaatcctaacaaacattaaatagaatcccaattgatttgggaatcataacacATTAACTAGAAATCCCTATTGATTTGGGAACCCTAAcaacattaaataatcctaataTTAAATAGAATCCTAATTAATTTGGGAATCATATTAATTAAAAAGCCCAATTTATTTAGGAATCCTAAAATACAAATTGTGACAAATAAGGATCAAACTTAAGATCTGCGCATGGATATAACAATTAACAACTACTAAGACATCAAATTTAAAGCTCAGAAATCAGAATACCATTCTAACATTCCAAACATGTCATGTCACAGTAAATAGAATAATGCCTCTTCCTTCAAATAGAAGGCTTTCTTGTCACACACCAAGAGTTCCATTGTATCCAGAAGTCATCACTCATAACAGCCCTATCACATGATTCTATGGTTACAACTACTAATTCATCAAATCCTTAGTCCAAATTTCTATTAATAACCAGCCTGCCTCCCAAATCAGTGCAGGGAAACCATATGGATATATGTTCTTTAGAAAGAAATAAAGCTTCTTCTGAATCCAACAGTAGTTATAAGCTCAGATTCCAAGAGGGTCAAATGATAATGTAGTTATCCACTAGGTTTAGTTCCAAACATAACACCCTAAGGGATAAGGAAAATTCTCCCAATCACCAAGAAAGCAGATTCATCCGATTGTGTCAGAGATAATGCTAAAAAATCACACAAAAAGAACCACTGGTTACAAAAAACTGTGCATGATCTAAATACAACATCCCTACAATCATCGTGGAAGAAGTAGATTAATAGCCCCATATTCAGAAAAAGAATGAACCACACACGCATGCATTGGGGTGGAGAAAGTACCATGTTTTCGTGTAGCTCTCAGGTACAACTATATCCCCACCAAGGGCCTTGAGCTCCTCAATTATATCAGGGGTCCCGGGCTTGTCATCAATAATGCTTACGGTTTGAAGCTTACGCTCTTTCGCCAGTTGAATCACGGCTTTCCCAATTTCACTATCCCCACAGTTCTGCACTACAGTCGCACCTACACATCACCAAATTCACCATCCAAAATCTAACCATCAGATACGCTCCAAAACACTTGCACAAATGCTTAAACTACTCAGAATTTGTTCTCTCCCAAATTACGATAGCAGATCCATTTCGAAGACTCTGCAACCCATTCGATaactaagaaattaaatgagAATCTTAAAACACAGATGTTCAAATATTGGATCTTTCAATGGGCCAAACAGAACAATTTGACTTCAATCAAGCGAGACTTCACTTTCATTCAGAAGCCGTGATACAAAACCAAGATTACCTGGCTTTAAGGAGAGAGCATCCAACATAGAAGCAACGCTCTTTCTCACAGAAGCAGGATCCGACGTGGCTGAGAATCCTCGGATTCCGGCGAGGAGAGCGGGGTTCCGGGAGCCGGCAGCTAGAAACTTGCGACCCGAGGACAGCATATTTTCTCTCGATTTCTCGCCCAGGAGAGAAAATGTCGGAGTGAAAATATTACAGTAGAGCTTGTTCAAGGCGAGTATGGTTGCAGTATTGGTACCGTTTTTGGGCTAAGGTGCAGCCCGGCCCATCTTTCACTTGTGTATCATGGGCCCAAAACAAGCCCATGGAGAAATTGTAGAGGGCCCGGCCCATCTCCTCCCACGGCCTGGAAGCACGTTGGTAATATgaatttgtttttcatttttaataatttttataaatttaattaagtgAAAATAAATTAAGCACATAATCATCTATGGGGATCAACCCTGAAGAAAGGAAGAAAACAGAAAATAAACAGAGGgtaaaagatgaaaatgaattCTTGTTGAATGTTCCTTTTCTCTTTTTCAATCATAAACTCAGCATAGTgtcgtgtatatatatacaaggaGGAGGAAACCATAATATTCTCTAtaacaaacttaacaaaaaatataataaaaaatggaATATCAGTAACAGAAAGTATTCGTTTGAACTGAAAGTTATTCCTGAACTGAGGGTGGTTGTGTATTGCTAATACGCCCCTGCGAGCCAAACATGTGTGGAAGAATAGTGAGGCTCGAACAGAGAGAGGCAAATCTAGAAGCAgataaaggttttgtgaaaatatcagcGAGTTAATCCttacttgaaaaaaaaagaaacctgaaaaacgTCTACTTGAATTCGATTGCGAACAAAATGATAGTCAACATCAACATGTTTAGTTCGAGAATGCATTACTAGATTCATAAACAAGTAGGTTGCTCCCAAGTTATCACAAAAAAAAGTTGGAGAGGTGGACAAGAAAACACTCAATTCAAATAATAAAGATTGTAACCACAGTAGTCCACAAGTGGCATGAGCTAGGGCCTTGTACTCAACCTTTGTGCTGGATCTGGCAATGGTAGATTGCTTCTTTGAGCTCCATGAAACTAAGTTGCCAACATAAAAGACACATTAACCTCTAGTTGATTTTCTGTCATAGGGACACCCTGCCCAGTCGGCATTGGTGTAGGCAGCCAGGGATGAAGTGTTGGAAAGTTGCAACAGTAAACCATAATGCAGAGTATATTTTAAATAGCATAAAATGCGCTTAACACTCTGCCAGTGAGATACGCATGGAGCATGCATGAACTGACCAACACGATTGACAGAGAAAGCAAGGTTCGGTCTGGTGAAAAGTAAGTACTGTAAGCTGCCCACTACACTTCGATATAGTGTAGGATCTGGAATAGGAGTGGAGTCAAAAAGCAGACAATTTTTGGAGGAAGACATAGGGCTGGTGACTGGTTTGCAGTTCATCATGTTTTTCTTGTTGAGTAAATCAAAGATATATTTCCGTTGAAAAAGCATGAGCCCAACAGAGGTACAATGACATTCAACACCCAAGAAGTAGTGTAAAGATCCTAGATCCTCAATAGGAAAATCAGAGGTCAAAACAAATATGAAATGAGAGATAGCACTCGAACTGGAGCctataatcacaatatcatcgaCATAGATAAGGAAGTAAACTGTTACTAATTGTTGCTGATAAATGAATAAAGAGGTATCTGATTTTGAAACAACAAATCCTAGTTCTAGCAGCCGAGAGCTAAGCCTAGCATACCAGGCTTGAGGAGCCTGTTTAAGGCCATAGAGAGCACGATTGAGTTCGCATACATAGTGAGGAAATTGTGGATGAATAAACCCGGGAGGTTGAGTCATGAAAACTTGCTCATCTAAATTGCCATGTAAAAAGGCATTCTGAACATCCAATTGATGAATCGACCAGCAAGACGAGACTGCAATGGAGAGAACTAACCTGATTGTAGTAGGTTTGATCACAAGACTAAAAGTTTCATTGTAATCCAAACCTTCAAGTTGGCTATAACCTTTGGCAACCAGTCGTGCTTTGCGTTTCTCAATGGAGCCATTAGACAAATGTCTTGTCTTAAAAATCCAGCGACAGCCAACGACATTTTGATTGGGGGCAAGAGGAATAAGAGGCCATGTATTGGTGGACCTCAGGGCATCAAACTCAACCTGCATCGCATGCCTCCATTCAGGAAATTTGGAGGCCTGAGTAACAGAAGTGGGCTCCTTTGGAACAATAACGGCAGTGGTATGGGCGCGAGGTGGCGGCCAAGGAATGGTGCCATCAGTTTGGATTTTAGGGCAGGATTTTTGTGATCAGGCTCTTGTTTGCATGGGATGAAAGGATGCGGAAGGAATTGTGGAGGGAGAATAAAAAGAAAGTGAAGGAGAGTGTGGAAACGATGACGAGTCGAGGGAAGCCCTAGAAACAGGAATGGATTGCCAAGTAAAAGAAGCGGGAGCAAGTGAGACTAGCGGCAGCTAGGTTTGGGAGCGAGGGATGGAAGAGTGGGTTAAAGGCCCAATGTTATTGGGAGGAGGTGATGGGCCAGGCCGAGTTGGGGATGTAGTAGCGGGGGAAGATCTAATGGGCGGAATGAAAGGAGGTAGTGAAGTGTGAGACTGAGTGGGCTGAGCTGGACGATGCTGAAGTGAGCTGAAACTAGAAgtagaaaatggaaaaaaaatttcatcaaaTAAAACATCCCGGGAGATGTACATACGGCCAGTAGGAACATGAAAGCACAAATAACCATGATGAGAAGAACTatatccaagaaaaacacaaggaAGAGATCTGAAGTCTAGTTTGTGTTGATTATATGGCCTAAGATTAGGCCAACATTGACAACCgaaggttttaaaaaaaaatgtagtcGGGTATGCGATGAAATAAAACCTCAAATGGTGATTTGTTATTTAAGGTGGGGGAGGGTAGACGATTGATTAAGAAAGTGGCAGTAACAAAGGCATTGGACCAATAAGATTGAGGCAAAAAGGAATAAGCAAGAAGGGCAAAACCTGTTTCCACAATGTGCCTATGTTTTCTTTCAACCGAGCCATTCTGTGAATGAGCATGGGGATAAAAGATGCAATGAAAAATACGAAAGGACTTTAACACGTTATTAAGAGTTTGAAATTCACCACCCTAATCAGATTGTAATGAAAGGATTTTTGTATTAAGGAGAGTTTCTACATGgcatttgaaaaacaaaaaaatagaagCTACATTAGATTTACATTTTAACGGAAAAATCCAAGTAAACCGATTGTAGTCATCAACAAAGGAAACATAATAACGAAAACCACCATGAGAGATCAACGGTGCAGGGCCCCAAAAATCCGATAAAATGAGATAAAGTGAGGCAGATGAAAGATGAGGTGAGCGACATATGGGAGTTGGTGAAGTTTAGCCTTGCAGCATAAAGAGCATAAACCCAAAGAGGAAGAGGATTTGGTGGGCAAAGACATTTGTGAGATGAGTTTATGTACTAATTGCATGGAAGGATGACCGAGATGAGTATGCCATTGAAAAGAGGAGACACACTCACCAATATGAGCTTGAGGGGATGAAGGTGGGAACACGTACATGCCATCTTTAGTAGAACCGCGAAGGAGAACCTGTTGAGTTTGTGAATCCTTCACACAAAAAAAGGAAGAGTGAAACTCAAAAAATACAGAATTATCCTCACATAATTTTCCGAACTGAAATTAAATTCATAGAAATTGATGGAACATGATAGAGTTTGGAGAGGAGAATACTGCCATTGGAGGACGAGATGGTGGAGCTGCCAACATGATGTATTGGGAGAGAAGAGCCATCACCAACACGAACTTGTTCATCACCTTTGTATTCAGATGGGTTAAGAGAGAGATTAGAAAAATCATGGGTGAAGTGGTGGGTAGTAGCAGAATCGGGGTACCAGTTAGGGTCTGTAGACATGGAAGAGGGTTGCTGAAATTGTGGGCTTGAAGTAAGGTGTGCTGAGAGGGAAGGTGGTGGGGGAGATTGGTAGCTATAATCAAATATGGGGTAATAGGAGATGGCAGTGTGGCCTCTTTCATGACAGACCTAACAGATGGGTCGATTAGGTGAAAAAGGAACTGGGGAGGAGGAGGGATGATGACCACCATGCCTGCCACAACCACCACGACCTCTGAAATTGCCCTTGACGTGTGAGGAGCCACAGTCGTGAGAGAAGCTGGTAGCAAATTTTGTTTGAGTGGAGTTAGCAGAAAATTCAGGAGATGCTGTAAGTGTGGAACTCTAATGGTTCAAATGTGCCTCATGAGTCAGGAGATGGCTGCATACTTGCGCAGGAATAAGTGGATCCACACGAGTAGTGATGGATGTAATAAGGGAGTCGTAGTCGGAGCCTAAACCAGCCAGGAGAAATGTAATGAAATCAGATAATGGAATGATTTTACCAGGCATGACAAGAGAGTCTTGAAGGAGCTTTGCACGACGATAGTATTCAGGAATGGATTCTAAACCCTTCTTGAGGGGGGTGAGCTAGAGTTGAACTTGCATAGTGCTAGCATTTGATTTTGCAGCAAACAAATCTTCAAGAGTTGTCCACACTTCACGGGAAGAAGTTGTTGTGAGGACATGTGCAATCAGTGTTTCAGAAAGAGATGAGATCAAAACACCGATGATAGCTTGATCCTGCTGTTGCCAAGCGAGAAACTCAGGAGATGGTGTGTTGTTTTTGCCGAACGAGTGAGGAGGGACATTAGAGCCATCTATGTATCCAAATAAGTTATGACCTTTGAGATAGGGTATGAGTTGTGTCTTCCACAGTAAATAATTGTCATGAGTTAACGTCACTGTAATCATATGGAAGGGAGAAGGAAGTGAAATAGCAGGAGGTTGCGTGTATGAAGAGGATGCAGTAGGAGACTCAGCCATGTTGTAGATGAGAAATTGGAGAAAATGGACGTGAGTCCTAACAAAACTTTGATACCATGAAGAAAGGAAGAAAACAGAAAATAAACAGAGgataaaagataaaaatgaatTCTCGCTGAATGCTCCTTTTCTCTTTTCCAATCATAAACTAAGCacagtattgtatatatatatatatacaaggagGAGGAAACTAGAATATTCTCTGtaacaaacttaacaaaaaatataataaaaaaaatggaatatcAGTAACAGAAAGTATTTGTTTGAACTGAAAGTTATTCTTGAGCTGAGGGTAGTTGTGTATTGTTAATAAACCTCCTTCGTGTGTTTGAAGTTGAAGTATGtttattttatgtaatttttGTTATTACTTCTCTAAAATTCCTTTATGAGCAAAATGTAATAATATACATTACCTAGAGCAAT
The Malania oleifera isolate guangnan ecotype guangnan chromosome 13, ASM2987363v1, whole genome shotgun sequence DNA segment above includes these coding regions:
- the LOC131146953 gene encoding uncharacterized protein LOC131146953, whose amino-acid sequence is MLSSGRKFLAAGSRNPALLAGIRGFSATSDPASVRKSVASMLDALSLKPGATVVQNCGDSEIGKAVIQLAKERKLQTVSIIDDKPGTPDIIEELKALGGDIVVPESYTKTWYMKRLAGELSPSAGLNFSDGYQATAVCKAVTSGGTFLSYGKKLPKYVAYEGGARKPVEWNAFLKEKKLKVLNM